A single genomic interval of Agarivorans aestuarii harbors:
- a CDS encoding sigma-54-dependent transcriptional regulator — protein MYTPVIIIDDDPDILRSLGQTLELEDYECLRFENAEQALRQIKPTWPGVIISDINMPGLSGLEMMQQAHQIDADLPIILLTGHGDISMAIKAIRDGAYDFLEKPFSTSHLLDVLQRAIEKRRLTLENRELKAELDAQSGPGPRILGSTPAITRMRKILSHIKDTPADVLIHGETGTGKELVARFLHDHSVRAKQPFVAINCGAVPETMIESELFGHEAGAFTGAQKKRIGKIAFANHGTLFLDEIESMPIALQIKLLRVLEERSVEPLGSNQATSLNIRVIAATKSDLQELGEQGKFRSDLYYRLNVVEVHIPALRERSEDIPLLLENFLRVAAARYQLNSPEVSPGRLAELMNHDWPGNVRELRNLAERWVLMGEEAAFNESNNHQQSLNLAEQLYRFERTLLQDALQRHNGQLKAVQEELQIGRKTLYEKMKKYQLDKGDYKDNDTF, from the coding sequence GTGTATACACCGGTAATAATCATCGATGACGACCCCGATATTTTGCGCTCTCTGGGACAAACTTTAGAGTTAGAAGACTACGAATGTCTGCGCTTTGAAAATGCCGAACAGGCTTTACGGCAAATTAAACCTACCTGGCCAGGCGTAATCATTTCAGACATCAATATGCCAGGTTTAAGCGGCTTAGAGATGATGCAACAAGCCCATCAAATTGATGCCGATTTACCGATTATTTTGCTTACCGGCCATGGTGATATATCTATGGCCATTAAGGCGATACGCGATGGTGCTTATGATTTCTTAGAGAAGCCTTTTTCCACCAGCCACTTGTTAGATGTTCTGCAAAGAGCCATAGAAAAACGCCGCCTCACCTTAGAAAACCGCGAGTTAAAAGCCGAACTAGATGCTCAAAGTGGCCCAGGACCACGGATACTTGGCTCTACGCCTGCAATCACCCGCATGCGCAAAATTCTTAGCCATATTAAAGATACCCCTGCTGATGTATTAATTCATGGTGAAACAGGCACCGGTAAAGAACTGGTTGCGCGCTTTTTACATGACCATAGCGTGCGCGCCAAACAGCCTTTTGTGGCGATTAACTGCGGCGCAGTGCCAGAGACCATGATTGAAAGCGAGCTTTTTGGTCATGAGGCTGGCGCATTTACTGGCGCCCAAAAAAAACGCATTGGAAAGATAGCCTTTGCTAACCATGGCACCTTATTTCTAGATGAAATTGAAAGCATGCCAATAGCACTGCAAATAAAGTTACTCCGAGTGCTAGAAGAGCGCAGCGTGGAACCTTTGGGCAGTAATCAAGCCACTTCTCTTAACATTAGGGTCATCGCCGCCACCAAGAGTGATTTACAAGAACTAGGTGAGCAAGGTAAGTTTCGTAGTGATTTGTATTATCGCCTAAACGTGGTTGAGGTACACATTCCTGCCTTGAGAGAGCGCAGTGAAGATATCCCGCTGTTGCTGGAAAACTTCCTACGAGTAGCCGCTGCTCGCTATCAACTTAACAGCCCAGAGGTATCACCCGGCCGTCTTGCGGAGTTAATGAACCATGATTGGCCTGGTAATGTGCGTGAGCTGAGAAACTTGGCAGAACGTTGGGTACTGATGGGCGAAGAAGCCGCTTTTAATGAGAGTAACAACCACCAGCAATCACTCAACCTGGCCGAGCAGCTTTACCGCTTTGAACGCACCCTATTGCAAGATGCCTTACAACGCCATAATGGCCAACTAAAAGCGGTACAAGAAGAACTGCAAATAGGTCGTAAAACCTTATACGAGAAAATGAAGAAGTATCAATTGGACAAGGGTGACTACAAAGATAATGATACTTTTTAA
- a CDS encoding sensor histidine kinase, whose product MEQRSKNQMSLKQKLLLVLGWLLLLLLAGVTAQYQAKQQQQSQLLEESQRLQRSIQHELDRFRNFPKVLAIQQQLIEPLSLNVTSQRRHALNLYLQHINELQGSDVTYLLDPSGMTLASSNWQSARSFVGSNYSYRPYFQTAILGKYGQYFALGSRSGIRGYYFSAPVKLQQRVIGVLVVKVALNIIDKSWRDPNFEYLLTDKHGVVFYASKAHWLYSSIKALPESLRQQLINSRQYGEHQLTNMAQDLRPNSINLPNYGGQRVNYISTNRVLPTAGWRLYALSKDSGYKGEIAEALFLSSLFYLGGVLLYLYWRQLQLSRLMQAQANQQLEVSVQQRTTELTQSNQQLQQAIDDYRRTANTLKKTEGELVQAAKLATLGELSAGINHELNQPLTAMQSYAENALRFQQKHNHQQVTHNLQDIIKLTSMMSKMIAKFKIFSRKSSGQTSAVSSAVSINAALSILANRIVSNGIKIEFSGQDEQWVKAEPIQLEQVLINLINNAIDALEGMQNARLGIRQYQQGGWQCIAIWDNGPMLSEEQLQRIFEPFFTTKKQGLGLGMAISKRLIESFEGELSVSNLADIGPEFVIRLRTHTPPANS is encoded by the coding sequence ATGGAACAGCGTTCAAAAAACCAAATGTCATTAAAGCAGAAGCTGTTGTTGGTACTGGGTTGGTTGCTACTTTTGTTACTGGCCGGTGTCACCGCGCAATACCAAGCAAAGCAACAGCAACAAAGCCAATTACTTGAAGAGAGCCAACGCTTACAACGCAGTATTCAACATGAGTTGGATAGATTCAGGAATTTTCCGAAAGTACTGGCGATTCAACAGCAATTAATTGAGCCACTAAGTCTAAACGTCACTAGCCAGCGCCGCCACGCGCTCAATCTTTATCTACAACATATTAATGAGTTGCAAGGTAGTGACGTTACCTATTTGCTAGACCCCAGTGGCATGACTTTAGCTTCCAGCAACTGGCAAAGTGCCCGCTCGTTTGTTGGCAGCAACTACAGTTATCGGCCTTATTTTCAAACCGCTATTTTAGGTAAGTATGGGCAGTACTTTGCTTTGGGCTCTCGTTCGGGCATTCGCGGCTATTATTTTTCGGCCCCCGTAAAGCTGCAACAGCGAGTTATTGGGGTACTAGTGGTAAAAGTCGCGCTTAACATCATTGATAAAAGCTGGCGTGATCCTAACTTTGAATACCTGCTTACCGACAAACACGGAGTGGTGTTTTACGCCTCAAAAGCGCACTGGCTGTATAGCAGTATTAAAGCCTTACCTGAGTCTTTGCGCCAACAACTGATCAACTCTCGCCAATATGGCGAACACCAGCTAACAAATATGGCGCAAGACCTACGTCCGAATAGTATTAATCTGCCCAATTATGGCGGGCAACGGGTTAATTATATTAGTACCAACCGCGTGCTCCCCACTGCCGGCTGGCGGCTATATGCCTTGTCCAAGGACAGTGGTTATAAAGGTGAGATTGCCGAGGCGCTGTTTTTAAGTTCACTGTTTTATCTAGGTGGGGTATTGCTTTATTTGTATTGGCGCCAGCTTCAGTTGAGCCGATTAATGCAAGCTCAAGCTAATCAACAATTAGAGGTAAGTGTGCAGCAGCGTACTACCGAACTCACCCAAAGCAACCAGCAACTACAGCAAGCCATTGATGACTATCGACGTACTGCTAACACCTTAAAGAAAACCGAAGGTGAACTGGTGCAAGCAGCCAAACTAGCCACGCTTGGCGAGCTCTCTGCTGGTATTAATCATGAACTAAATCAGCCTCTCACTGCCATGCAGAGCTATGCAGAGAACGCCCTGCGTTTTCAACAAAAGCACAATCATCAGCAAGTCACCCACAACCTACAAGACATCATCAAGCTCACCTCCATGATGAGCAAAATGATTGCCAAATTTAAAATTTTCTCGCGTAAATCCAGTGGGCAAACCAGCGCAGTATCTAGCGCGGTATCAATTAACGCTGCATTATCGATACTAGCAAATCGTATCGTATCTAACGGGATTAAAATTGAGTTTAGTGGCCAAGATGAACAGTGGGTTAAAGCTGAACCGATACAGCTGGAACAAGTCCTCATTAACCTGATCAATAACGCCATCGATGCCCTAGAAGGTATGCAAAATGCCCGCTTAGGCATTCGCCAATATCAGCAGGGAGGTTGGCAATGCATTGCCATTTGGGACAATGGCCCAATGCTCAGTGAGGAGCAACTTCAACGTATTTTTGAGCCCTTCTTTACCACTAAAAAGCAAGGCTTGGGTTTAGGCATGGCAATATCTAAACGTTTAATCGAGTCTTTTGAAGGCGAACTGAGCGTGAGTAACTTAGCGGATATTGGCCCTGAGTTTGTTATTCGTTTACGCACTCACACCCCACCCGCTAATAGTTAA
- a CDS encoding assimilatory sulfite reductase (NADPH) flavoprotein subunit, with product MLLKELSSLASPLSEQQVSLLQQATAELSVTQLAWVSGYLAGVGQNAGQLAPLAQAQPAGKLTILYASQTGNAKGVAEELHAAAQAQDINAQVVNVADYKAKSLKNETHLLIVASTNGEGEPPDDAIEFHEFLASKKAPKLDNLKYSVLALGDSSYEFFCQTGKDFDERLAALGAERVCERVDCDVDYDKDAASWTEQALAEVKQTLSAEATGSVVSLPVNAPAASQYNKKNPYAAELSLSQKITGRDSAKDVRHVEIDLADSGIQYQAGDALGVWFENDRELVAKIIARLGLKEDQTVSIDEQEFSLADALTEKLEITQTSGAFVEAWANWSASKKLQTVVADKDKLREYAANHQVIDVLLEKKAKVAAQDFVDALRKITPRLYSIASAQAEVEEEVHLTVGVVSYQQGDEQRLGGASGFLGARAEEGAQVKVFVEHNDNFRLPSNPDTPVIMVGPGTGIAPFRAFMQQRDASDAEGKNWLFFGDQTFTQDFLYQTEWQGYLKSGLLSKLDVAFSRDQAEKIYVQDRLRENAEEVFQWLEEGAHLYICGDANRMAKDVHQALIDIIAEQGKQSPEQAEEYLKQLRSAKRYQKDVY from the coding sequence ATGCTGTTAAAGGAACTTTCGTCATTGGCTAGCCCATTGTCTGAGCAACAGGTTAGCCTGCTGCAACAGGCAACGGCTGAGCTGTCGGTAACTCAACTCGCTTGGGTAAGTGGTTACCTAGCGGGCGTAGGACAAAACGCGGGGCAATTAGCACCGCTTGCGCAAGCACAACCTGCGGGCAAACTAACTATTCTTTACGCTTCTCAAACGGGTAATGCTAAAGGGGTTGCAGAAGAGTTGCATGCTGCTGCTCAAGCTCAAGATATTAATGCTCAAGTTGTTAATGTGGCTGATTACAAAGCAAAAAGTCTGAAGAACGAAACTCACTTGCTGATTGTTGCCAGTACTAACGGTGAAGGCGAGCCGCCCGATGACGCGATTGAGTTCCATGAATTCTTGGCCTCTAAGAAAGCACCAAAACTAGATAACCTTAAGTACAGCGTATTGGCCTTAGGTGATTCAAGCTACGAGTTCTTCTGCCAAACCGGTAAAGACTTTGATGAGCGTTTAGCTGCTTTAGGCGCAGAGCGTGTATGTGAGCGTGTTGATTGTGATGTTGATTATGACAAAGACGCTGCCAGCTGGACTGAGCAAGCATTAGCCGAAGTTAAGCAAACCTTAAGCGCAGAAGCGACTGGCTCGGTGGTTAGCTTGCCGGTAAACGCTCCAGCAGCTAGTCAATACAATAAAAAGAACCCTTATGCTGCTGAATTGAGCTTAAGCCAGAAGATCACTGGTCGTGATTCAGCGAAAGATGTTCGCCATGTTGAAATTGATTTAGCTGATTCAGGCATTCAATACCAAGCCGGTGATGCTTTAGGTGTATGGTTTGAAAATGACCGCGAGTTAGTGGCCAAAATTATCGCGCGTTTAGGTCTAAAAGAAGACCAAACCGTTAGTATTGACGAGCAAGAATTTAGTTTAGCCGACGCACTAACTGAAAAGTTAGAAATTACTCAAACTAGTGGCGCCTTTGTTGAAGCTTGGGCTAATTGGTCTGCCAGCAAAAAGCTACAAACTGTGGTTGCCGATAAAGACAAACTGCGAGAGTACGCCGCTAATCATCAAGTGATTGATGTATTGCTAGAGAAAAAAGCCAAAGTGGCTGCACAAGATTTTGTTGATGCTTTGCGTAAAATTACTCCGCGACTTTACTCTATTGCCTCTGCACAAGCAGAAGTAGAAGAAGAGGTTCATTTAACGGTTGGTGTAGTGAGCTACCAACAAGGTGATGAACAGCGCTTGGGTGGGGCTTCTGGTTTCTTAGGTGCACGTGCTGAAGAAGGCGCTCAAGTTAAGGTATTTGTTGAGCATAACGACAACTTCCGCTTGCCAAGCAACCCTGATACGCCGGTAATTATGGTTGGTCCAGGTACGGGTATCGCGCCATTCCGCGCATTTATGCAACAGCGTGATGCCAGCGATGCTGAGGGCAAAAACTGGTTGTTCTTTGGTGACCAAACCTTTACTCAAGACTTCTTATATCAAACCGAATGGCAAGGCTACTTGAAATCAGGCTTGTTAAGTAAGTTAGACGTAGCATTCTCGCGTGATCAAGCGGAGAAAATCTATGTGCAAGATCGCCTAAGAGAAAATGCTGAAGAAGTTTTCCAATGGTTAGAAGAAGGTGCCCACCTATACATTTGTGGTGACGCAAACCGCATGGCGAAAGATGTTCACCAAGCCCTTATCGATATTATTGCTGAGCAAGGCAAACAAAGCCCTGAGCAAGCAGAAGAGT